GTGGCAGGGAGTTCGTCATGAAGGACTCGTACTCCTTCGATCTGGACGACGAGCAGCTCGGGAACTCCTATCAGCTGCACCGGGACGCCTACACGAGGCTCTTCGACCGACTCGGACTGCGTTATACCGTCGTGGCGGCCACTTCGGGCGCGATGGGGGGGTCGGCATCCGAGGAGTTCCTCGCGGAGTGCTCCACCGGAGAGGACACCTTCGTCCGCAGCAGCGAGTCCGGTTACGCGGCCAACGTCGAGGCCGTGACCACTCCGCCCGCCCCCGAGCTGCCCGTGGAAGGGCGTCCGCAGGCAGAAGTGCACCACACCCCGGACACCCCGACCATCGAGAGTCTCGTGGATTTCCTGAACGGCGCGGAGTCGGGAAGGAAGTTCACGGCGGCGGACACGCTGAAGAACGTGCTGGTCAAGACGCGGCAACCGGGAGCGGAGGAGTGGACGCTGCTCGCGGTGGGCCTGCCCGGCGACCGCGAGGTGGACACGAAACGGCTGGAAGCCGCGCTGGAACCGACCGAGGTCGCCCTTGTCGACGACGCCGATTTCGCGGCCAACCCGTTCCTGGTGAAGGGGTACGTGGGCCCCAAGGCCCTGCAGGACAACGGGGTGCGTTATCTCGTCGACCCGCGGGTGTCGAACGGGACCGCCTGGGTAACCGGTGCGGACAAGTCCGACCACCACGTCGTCGACCTGGTGTGCGGCCGTGACTTCACCCCGGACGGCACGATCGAGGCAGCCGAGGTGCGTGAGGGGGACCCCTCCCCCGACGGGCACGGTGTTCTCCAGGCAGCGCGGGGAATCGAGATCGGGCACATCTTCCAGCTCGGGCGCAAGTACACCGACGCGATCTCCCTGGACGCGCTCGGACAGGACGGCAAACCCAAACGGGTGACCATGGGGTCCTACGGAGTGGGGGTCTCCCGGCTGGTCGCGGCGATCGCCGAGCAGCACCACGACGAGCT
This genomic stretch from Actinopolyspora halophila DSM 43834 harbors:
- a CDS encoding proline--tRNA ligase, with translation MITRMSTLFLRTLREDPADAEVPSHRLLVRAGYVRRVAPGIYSWLPLGLRVLRNIEQAVRAEMDAIGGQEIHLPALLPKEPYEATGRWTEYGPNMFRLKDRKKADYLLGPTHEELFAQTVKGEYNSYRDFPVILYQVQTKYRDEERPRAGILRGREFVMKDSYSFDLDDEQLGNSYQLHRDAYTRLFDRLGLRYTVVAATSGAMGGSASEEFLAECSTGEDTFVRSSESGYAANVEAVTTPPAPELPVEGRPQAEVHHTPDTPTIESLVDFLNGAESGRKFTAADTLKNVLVKTRQPGAEEWTLLAVGLPGDREVDTKRLEAALEPTEVALVDDADFAANPFLVKGYVGPKALQDNGVRYLVDPRVSNGTAWVTGADKSDHHVVDLVCGRDFTPDGTIEAAEVREGDPSPDGHGVLQAARGIEIGHIFQLGRKYTDAISLDALGQDGKPKRVTMGSYGVGVSRLVAAIAEQHHDELGLVWPRAVAPADVHVVIAGKDESLGTEAERISAELDDAGVGVILDDRNVSPGVKFADAELVGVPTILVVGKGLSRGVVELKDRAAGERTEVAADEVVDRLVELVRS